The Deltaproteobacteria bacterium sequence AGGCTCCCCTTCGGCAGGCCTACGTTCAGGACGCGGGGCTTCTTCTCTTTCATGGCGCTCCTCTTCGGATGGAAACGATGAAGGGAGGAATTATACACACCGGGGGTGCGCCTGACAAGCTGGTGCGCTGAATGGCGATGAGATCGCGGCAGGGGTGGTTTCCGGTAGAATGGGGCCGCGACGCGAAAGGAAGGGAGCGGACGGATGATGGAGGAAGCGGTCGTGCTGATGGCGAAGGCGCCGGTCCCCGGCCGTGTAAAGACGCGCCTTTGCCCCCCCCTCGCCCCCGCGGAAGCGGCGCGATTGTACGCCTGCATGCTCGGAGACACGGCGGCCGAGATGTCGACCCTGCGCCGCGTCCGGCGATACCTCTTCCTCGATCCGCCGGAGTCGACGGACTTCCCGCGGGGGAAGCCGTTTTCCTCGTTCGAGCGGTTTCCGCAGCGCGGGTGGGACCTCGGGAAGAAGATGTGGGACGGAGCGGCAACCGCCTTCCGGCTCGGGGCGCGTCGCGTTGTGATCGTGGGCGCGGACTGCCCGTCACTCTCCGCGGGGACGGTCCGCCGGGCGTTCCGTGAACTTTCCACCGGAGCGTCGGTCGTGTTCGGCCCCTCGGCGGACGGAGGATACTACCTGGTCGGCCTCTCCTCGCCGGACGAACGGCTGTTTCGGGGATTCCGATGGAGCACCGCGGAGGTGCTCCGGAACGCGGCGGCGCGCTGCAGGACCCTTTCGGCGCCGTTCTCGTTCCTGCCTCCCGGGCGGGACGTGGACACCGGCGAGGATCTTCACGCGCTGGGGGAGTGGGCGAGGACGCACTCGCGGCCCGTCTGCCCCCGAA is a genomic window containing:
- a CDS encoding TIGR04282 family arsenosugar biosynthesis glycosyltransferase; protein product: MMEEAVVLMAKAPVPGRVKTRLCPPLAPAEAARLYACMLGDTAAEMSTLRRVRRYLFLDPPESTDFPRGKPFSSFERFPQRGWDLGKKMWDGAATAFRLGARRVVIVGADCPSLSAGTVRRAFRELSTGASVVFGPSADGGYYLVGLSSPDERLFRGFRWSTAEVLRNAAARCRTLSAPFSFLPPGRDVDTGEDLHALGEWARTHSRPVCPRTREWISGFFGPGGGGFPGSQERTPGPPRDSRSRRGG